In a single window of the Nitrospirota bacterium genome:
- a CDS encoding adenylate kinase: MRIILLGAPGAGKGTVAKLLTALDGSVQISTGDILRGAVKAGTALGKEAQGYMDRGDLVPDSLIMGIMEQRLKEKDCQKGFLLDGFPRTIPQADALDAILNKLNIKLDLVASIEVPREVILDRLTTRRTCSNSSCQEIYNIKSNPPAPGDKCKKCGSPTIQRADETVEAISKRLDVYNEKTAPLMGYYQKKGMLLTIRESGSDGVVKAIQKGIAAKK; the protein is encoded by the coding sequence ATGAGGATCATTCTGTTAGGAGCACCGGGCGCGGGCAAGGGCACGGTGGCAAAACTGTTGACAGCACTGGACGGCTCGGTCCAGATCTCGACAGGAGATATTCTGCGCGGCGCGGTAAAGGCCGGCACCGCGCTCGGCAAAGAAGCGCAGGGCTACATGGACCGGGGCGACCTGGTGCCCGATTCATTGATCATGGGCATCATGGAGCAGCGGCTCAAGGAGAAGGACTGCCAGAAGGGTTTTCTCCTCGACGGCTTCCCGAGGACGATTCCGCAAGCCGACGCTCTCGATGCGATCCTGAATAAGCTGAACATCAAGCTCGATCTCGTGGCGAGCATCGAGGTCCCGCGTGAGGTGATCCTCGACCGATTGACCACGCGCAGGACCTGTTCCAATTCTTCCTGCCAGGAGATCTACAACATCAAGAGCAATCCGCCGGCCCCCGGCGACAAGTGCAAGAAGTGCGGCAGCCCCACGATCCAGCGCGCTGACGAGACCGTGGAGGCCATCAGCAAGCGTCTCGACGTGTACAATGAGAAGACCGCGCCGCTCATGGGCTACTACCAGAAGAAGGGCATGCTGCTCACCATACGCGAGTCCGGCAGCGATGGTGTGGTGAAGGCGATTCAGAAGGGGATCGCGGCGAAAAAATAG
- a CDS encoding TIGR03960 family B12-binding radical SAM protein, with the protein MYEDFLPLVAKPARYINTEINAIHKDLAQVKTRICLFFPDTYEIGMSHLGIRILYHILNNRPDTACERVFSPWTDYEDRLRASGRPLTSLESNLPLAEFDIIGITLQYELSYSNILTGLELAKIPIRSEDRTDSHPVIIAGGPCAVNPEPLSDFIDVFFIGEAEESVHEIVALRQKHPGRQEFLNAISKLEGFYVPSLGKAIVRRRYLKSIETAPYPDKPLVPLMKPIHDRVTVEVARGCIRGCRFCQAGIIYRPYRERGAETVKGLLDGSLSCTGYDELSLASLSTGDYSEIQPLIIELMERYRDSRVSVSLPSLRVGTLTPEMIRAIAGTRKTGFTLAPEAGTERLRRVINKPVSDRDLLDAAETIFRSGWNTIKLYFMIGLPTETDEDLDGIIRLANELFSVGKRTSKRPIQLNISVSTFVPKPHTPFQWHGQASITEVRRKQAYLEKGLKRRGITLKGHNPETSLLEGTFARGDRKLGRVIEEAVRLGCRFDGWTECFDFKKWTEAFQKCGLDAPTYASRTFGLEDKLPWGFVKSGVTREFLKREYHRAVEEKITENCRVVCEHCGIGCADGGTNVLGRPAVLTTTKPMTEGTASADRKKPAGVPDMTSRVRMKVTKAGRIRFLSHLDFMTLFHRAVVRAQVPVAFSQGFNPHLKVAFGPALPVGMESGTEYLDLEIDPFADLLQITRSLNSTLPEGVRILESKVVAKKAPSLSGSISRYTYEVAVGAQHRDGTSERVKDFLSRTSVIVSKEGKQKDIRPCIESITEGLGSLVCTLVDHDQLKPRMQDVIERLFNIGKDQSVLFRVKRVGMYCKEKDQWVSPMSF; encoded by the coding sequence ATGTACGAAGACTTTCTCCCGCTGGTCGCCAAGCCCGCACGGTATATCAACACCGAGATCAATGCAATCCACAAAGACCTGGCCCAGGTCAAGACCAGGATCTGTCTCTTTTTTCCCGACACGTACGAGATCGGCATGTCGCACCTCGGCATCCGGATCCTGTATCACATCCTGAACAACAGGCCGGACACGGCATGCGAGCGGGTCTTCTCGCCCTGGACAGACTATGAGGACCGGCTCCGCGCATCGGGAAGGCCGCTCACCAGCCTGGAGTCCAATCTGCCGCTTGCGGAATTTGACATCATCGGCATCACCCTTCAGTACGAACTCTCCTACTCAAACATCCTGACGGGGCTGGAGCTCGCCAAGATCCCGATACGGTCCGAGGACCGCACTGATAGCCATCCGGTCATCATCGCCGGCGGCCCCTGCGCGGTGAACCCGGAGCCGCTTTCCGATTTTATCGATGTTTTTTTCATCGGCGAGGCAGAGGAGTCCGTGCACGAGATCGTGGCTCTCCGGCAGAAACATCCGGGCAGACAGGAATTTCTCAATGCCATCTCGAAGCTGGAAGGCTTTTACGTACCCTCGCTCGGAAAGGCGATTGTCCGCAGGCGGTATCTCAAGAGCATCGAAACCGCGCCGTATCCGGACAAGCCCCTCGTGCCGCTCATGAAGCCGATCCATGACCGGGTGACCGTCGAGGTTGCGCGCGGCTGCATCCGCGGCTGCCGGTTCTGCCAGGCCGGGATCATCTACCGGCCGTACCGGGAGCGGGGTGCCGAAACCGTGAAAGGCCTGCTCGATGGGTCGCTTTCCTGCACCGGTTATGACGAGCTTTCTCTCGCGTCACTCAGCACAGGCGACTACTCGGAGATTCAGCCGCTGATCATCGAGCTGATGGAACGGTACCGGGACAGCCGCGTTTCGGTCTCGCTCCCGTCGCTCCGCGTGGGCACGCTCACGCCGGAGATGATCAGGGCCATTGCCGGCACGCGCAAGACCGGCTTTACGCTCGCGCCCGAGGCAGGCACCGAGCGCCTGCGCAGGGTCATCAACAAGCCCGTGAGCGATCGCGACCTTCTGGACGCCGCGGAGACCATTTTCAGGAGCGGATGGAATACGATCAAGCTCTACTTCATGATCGGCCTCCCAACCGAGACCGACGAGGATCTTGACGGCATCATCAGGCTCGCGAACGAACTCTTCAGCGTCGGCAAGCGCACGTCGAAGCGCCCGATACAGCTTAATATCAGCGTCTCGACCTTCGTACCCAAGCCGCACACACCCTTCCAGTGGCATGGCCAGGCGTCCATCACCGAGGTTCGGAGAAAGCAGGCCTATCTCGAAAAGGGATTGAAGAGGCGCGGCATCACGCTGAAGGGCCACAACCCCGAGACGAGCCTGCTGGAAGGGACATTCGCGCGCGGCGACCGGAAGCTCGGCAGGGTGATCGAGGAGGCTGTGCGCCTCGGCTGCCGCTTTGACGGATGGACCGAGTGTTTTGATTTCAAGAAGTGGACCGAGGCTTTTCAGAAATGCGGACTCGATGCCCCGACGTATGCCTCGCGGACGTTCGGGTTGGAGGATAAACTGCCCTGGGGTTTTGTCAAGAGCGGCGTGACCAGGGAATTTTTGAAGAGGGAATATCACCGCGCGGTGGAGGAGAAGATCACGGAGAATTGCAGGGTGGTGTGCGAACATTGCGGCATCGGATGCGCGGACGGCGGAACGAATGTGCTCGGAAGGCCGGCGGTGTTGACGACAACGAAACCGATGACGGAAGGGACCGCGTCCGCTGATCGAAAAAAACCCGCAGGAGTACCGGACATGACCAGCCGCGTCAGAATGAAGGTCACCAAGGCCGGACGCATCCGCTTTCTTTCCCATCTCGATTTCATGACCCTGTTCCATCGTGCCGTGGTCCGCGCGCAGGTGCCCGTGGCCTTTTCCCAGGGCTTCAACCCCCATTTGAAGGTCGCGTTCGGCCCGGCGCTTCCGGTGGGCATGGAGAGCGGGACGGAATACCTGGACCTGGAGATCGATCCGTTCGCGGATTTGCTCCAGATCACCAGGAGTCTGAACAGCACCCTGCCGGAGGGCGTCAGGATCCTTGAATCAAAGGTTGTTGCGAAGAAAGCGCCGTCCCTGTCAGGCAGCATCAGCAGATACACGTACGAGGTCGCCGTTGGAGCCCAGCATCGGGATGGGACCTCCGAGCGGGTGAAGGATTTTCTGTCCCGGACATCGGTGATCGTTTCAAAAGAGGGGAAGCAGAAGGACATCCGCCCGTGCATTGAGTCGATCACCGAGGGTCTTGGAAGCCTCGTCTGCACGCTGGTCGATCACGACCAGCTCAAGCCGCGCATGCAGGATGTGATCGAGCGCCTGTTCAACATCGGGAAAGATCAGTCCGTGCTCTTCAGGGTAAAACGCGTCGGAATGTACTGCAAGGAAAAGGACCAGTGGGTAAGCCCGATGTCGTTTTAA
- the hisF gene encoding imidazole glycerol phosphate synthase subunit HisF, whose protein sequence is MLTKRIIPCLDVKAGRVVKGVSFVNLRDAGDPVEIAKVYDEQGADELTFLDITASHEERGIILDIVRRTAEQVFMPLTVGGGIKVLDDIRNLLLAGCDKVSINTTAVHDPEFIKAASMRFGSQCIVVAIDAKQVVAHDKDFKPPLKWADDPRYAALFLSQSALHTPHSALKWEVYTHGGRRPMGIDAVAWAKKMEEYGAGEILLTSMDQDGQKNGYDLALTRAVAEAVTIPVIASGGVGNLEHIYDGFTKGKADAALAASIFHFREYTIRQAKEYLQKRGVPVRL, encoded by the coding sequence ATGTTAACCAAACGCATCATACCCTGCCTTGATGTAAAAGCGGGACGAGTGGTAAAGGGCGTCAGCTTCGTTAACCTTCGCGACGCCGGGGATCCGGTCGAGATCGCGAAAGTGTACGACGAACAGGGTGCCGACGAACTCACGTTCCTTGACATCACCGCATCGCACGAGGAGCGCGGCATCATCCTCGACATCGTGCGCCGCACGGCGGAGCAGGTGTTCATGCCCCTTACCGTGGGCGGAGGTATCAAGGTCCTCGACGATATCCGCAACCTCCTGCTCGCCGGGTGCGACAAGGTATCGATCAACACCACGGCGGTCCACGATCCGGAGTTCATCAAGGCCGCGTCCATGCGTTTCGGCAGCCAGTGCATCGTGGTCGCCATCGACGCAAAGCAGGTTGTTGCCCACGACAAGGACTTCAAACCCCCGCTCAAATGGGCCGATGACCCCCGGTACGCAGCATTGTTTCTGTCTCAATCCGCACTCCACACTCCGCATTCCGCACTCAAATGGGAGGTCTACACCCACGGCGGCAGAAGACCCATGGGCATTGATGCCGTAGCGTGGGCAAAGAAGATGGAAGAGTACGGGGCGGGTGAGATCCTGCTCACAAGCATGGATCAGGATGGTCAGAAAAATGGTTACGACCTGGCGCTGACGCGGGCTGTAGCCGAGGCGGTCACCATTCCCGTCATCGCATCCGGTGGCGTGGGGAATCTGGAACACATCTACGACGGTTTTACAAAAGGCAAAGCCGATGCCGCGCTCGCTGCGTCGATCTTTCATTTCAGGGAATATACCATCAGGCAGGCAAAGGAATATTTACAGAAGCGCGGTGTGCCCGTGCGGTTGTAG
- a CDS encoding DUF4410 domain-containing protein: MKRQFVAVAVVAIVASLVFGCASKGPVIQDGKQVAIFVLLDRGIKSDMKEDESKDRNEMGQFMEENLIEMLKDAGYNPTLIQKRNQYVPGSANYLVTVRINDLRMVSGAARFWVGMMAGTTILKNHYELSGSSGKVALSYDDEDSTTRDWTKCAEELNERLVKKIGETLSK, from the coding sequence ATGAAAAGACAGTTTGTTGCAGTCGCAGTGGTTGCAATAGTTGCCTCACTCGTCTTCGGGTGTGCGTCAAAAGGACCTGTCATTCAGGACGGCAAGCAGGTAGCGATCTTTGTGCTCTTGGACCGGGGGATCAAGAGCGACATGAAAGAGGACGAAAGCAAGGACCGGAATGAAATGGGTCAGTTCATGGAAGAGAATCTGATCGAAATGCTGAAGGACGCAGGCTATAATCCGACGCTGATCCAGAAACGCAACCAATATGTCCCCGGCTCTGCAAATTATCTCGTAACCGTCAGGATCAATGATTTGCGGATGGTAAGCGGGGCGGCGCGCTTTTGGGTCGGCATGATGGCCGGCACCACAATACTCAAGAACCATTATGAACTATCTGGATCGAGCGGCAAGGTGGCCCTGTCGTATGATGATGAGGACAGCACCACGAGAGACTGGACCAAATGCGCCGAAGAGCTCAATGAACGCCTCGTGAAAAAGATCGGCGAAACACTGTCAAAGTAA
- a CDS encoding Rne/Rng family ribonuclease has translation MSSEIIVNAGREETRVALLENGLVTEIYIDRKKDRGVAGNVYKGRVMKVLPGMQASFVDIGLEKAAFLYVGDVFDSTSEYTPLMEDEGLELEVEPKRKRSHATQIEDLLQEGQDILVQVSKEPISTKGARVTTYISIPGRYLVMMPGVNHIGVSRRIEDVEERNRLREIVSRHRKPNTGYIIRTASQGRSEDDFIADVEFLSRLWETILRKKEKTSAPALMHNELDLVFRVIRDVFTRDVDKLVIDAPEEYDRVKEFVDSYLPQLGRRVKPYEGDDPIFEHYGVEIEISRALGRKVWLKSGGYIILDQTEALTTIDVNTGRYVGKRSLEDTILKTNLEAVREIAYQLRLRNIGGILILDFIDMEREDNRRKVYAALQEALENDKAKTTISHISPIGLIEMTRKRIRESLGRTLCDTCPYCEGRGYIKSSRTICYEVFRELRRAFAGAEEKKALVTVNSVVADMMYDEERQGVEELEKEFQKKIVIKADPNLHQEQYEVLMV, from the coding sequence ATGTCATCTGAGATCATCGTAAACGCGGGCCGTGAGGAGACGCGCGTCGCGCTTCTGGAGAACGGCCTGGTCACGGAAATATACATAGACCGCAAGAAGGACCGCGGCGTCGCAGGCAATGTGTACAAAGGGCGCGTGATGAAGGTCCTCCCGGGCATGCAGGCGTCTTTCGTTGACATCGGGCTGGAGAAAGCCGCCTTTCTCTACGTGGGCGATGTGTTCGACAGCACGTCGGAATATACGCCCCTGATGGAGGACGAGGGTCTTGAGCTCGAGGTCGAGCCCAAGCGGAAACGCTCTCACGCCACCCAGATCGAGGACCTTCTGCAGGAAGGTCAGGATATCCTGGTCCAGGTCTCGAAGGAACCGATCAGCACCAAGGGCGCGCGTGTGACGACCTACATCAGCATCCCCGGCCGCTATCTGGTCATGATGCCGGGCGTCAACCACATCGGCGTCTCTCGCCGGATCGAGGACGTCGAGGAACGGAACCGGCTCCGGGAGATCGTTAGCAGGCACCGGAAGCCGAACACGGGCTACATCATCCGGACCGCAAGCCAGGGCAGAAGCGAGGATGATTTCATTGCCGACGTCGAGTTCCTCTCGCGGCTGTGGGAGACCATCCTGAGGAAAAAGGAGAAGACCTCGGCCCCGGCGCTGATGCACAACGAGCTCGACCTTGTCTTTCGGGTGATCCGCGACGTTTTCACCCGTGACGTGGACAAGCTGGTCATCGACGCCCCCGAGGAATACGATCGGGTGAAAGAGTTCGTGGACTCCTACCTCCCCCAGCTCGGAAGGCGCGTGAAACCCTATGAAGGCGACGACCCAATCTTCGAGCACTACGGCGTGGAGATCGAGATCTCGCGGGCCCTCGGCAGAAAGGTCTGGCTCAAGTCAGGCGGGTACATCATTCTTGACCAGACCGAGGCCCTCACCACGATCGACGTGAACACCGGCAGGTACGTGGGCAAGCGCTCCCTCGAAGACACGATCCTCAAGACCAACCTCGAGGCGGTGCGGGAGATCGCCTACCAGCTCCGGCTCCGGAACATCGGCGGGATCCTCATTCTCGATTTCATCGACATGGAACGCGAGGACAACCGGCGCAAGGTGTACGCGGCCCTCCAGGAGGCGCTCGAGAACGACAAGGCCAAGACGACCATATCGCACATCTCGCCCATCGGGCTGATCGAGATGACGCGCAAGCGCATTCGCGAGAGCCTGGGACGAACGCTGTGCGACACCTGCCCCTACTGCGAAGGACGCGGATACATCAAGTCCAGCCGCACCATCTGCTACGAGGTCTTTCGCGAGCTTCGCAGGGCCTTTGCCGGAGCCGAGGAAAAGAAGGCGCTCGTGACCGTAAACTCCGTGGTCGCCGATATGATGTACGATGAAGAGCGGCAGGGCGTGGAGGAACTGGAAAAGGAATTTCAAAAGAAGATCGTGATCAAAGCCGACCCCAACCTGCACCAGGAACAGTACGAAGTGTTGATGGTGTAG